A window of the Hordeum vulgare subsp. vulgare chromosome 5H, MorexV3_pseudomolecules_assembly, whole genome shotgun sequence genome harbors these coding sequences:
- the LOC123399110 gene encoding disease resistance protein Pik-2-like: MEEEGLVSAATGALQPALAKLAALLGDEYKEVRGEVELLTRELAAMDAFLLTKSEEEEDHSSQDKACMHEIRELSYDIDDDLGGFIMASVPDKSAELAGLLDKMQAMLGRTKARHQMIATAVDDLKEQVVKVAERHSHHKRPKVDDGRALATVNNASSELVGIDGPKEELIQLLTGSDSESTQQQPNPSLVAIVGSGGMGKTTLAKQVYKDLKQIQFNCHAAFCSVPRSSDKVQVIRAIYKKLNRSYYPSPDEDLRQLVTMISDFLEDKQYFIVLDDIRDVEIWKVIECAFPTTSSGSKIIITTRIHAVAQSCCSTFRGHVYNIRPLSMVHSRQLFYARLFNSEEKCPSYLQGISGPILDKCAGLPLAIIAICAVLAYKASVNGIWEQVKDSIGPALQNSIVEDMVNIISLSYLDLPPHLKTCLLYLSIFPERQNIEKENLIRRWIGEGFIQKRVGYTIYESGEMCFNELINRGLIQAAKMDETFGDEVKSYRVHGTVHDFIVSKAVEGNFVTIVGVHGVINPDTEAKIRRVSLQNDGKIPSGLDVSSARSLHVFGRNVKIPSLSEFPLLHVLDFEDCSQLEDDHLAGIGNLLHLKYLRFKHANAVKKLPEQVARLQHLKIDVKGYKKLMEIPMIIQERLDCYVTLHVNGYDTVPDEIAAIEGLRVLEGLNIYTQSTEFLKRLGQLKKLRKLGIIWNMYDMGNCDVNFEKEEEEIEEDEEEFLSSICELGKAGLESLDIYVKEAADEYFKRSWFPDPHCGLRELIISGDYVSEVPTWVASLVNLEKLCITMKVINARDVEILRGLPKLCHLCISVYDDEVSVPQAAVEKAMEEHPNRPTLVWFED; the protein is encoded by the exons ATGGAGGAGGAGGGTCTGGTGAGCGCAGCGACGGGGGCGCTGCAGCCCGCGCTGGCAAAGCTGGCCGCGCTTCTCGGCGACGAGTACAAGGAGGTGCGCGGCGAGGTCGAGCTCCTCACCCGCGAGCTGGCGGCCATGGACGCCTTCCTCCTCACCaagtcggaggaggaagaggatcaCAGCTCGCAGGACAAGGCCTGCATGCACGAGATCCGGGAGCTCTCctacgacatcgacgacgaccTCGGCGGCTTCATCATGGCTAGCGTCCCCGACAAGTCCGCCGAGCTGGCCGGACTCTTGGACAAGATGCAGGCCATGCTGGGCCGTACCAAGGCTCGTCACCAGATGATCGCCACGGCCGTCGATGATCTCAAGGAGCAGGTCGTCAAGGTCGCCGAGAGGCACAGCcaccacaagaggcccaaggttGATGATGGTAGAGCTCTCGCCACCGTCAACAACGCGTCGTCCGAGCTCGTCGGCATTGATGGGCCCAAGGAAGAGCTCATCCAACTACTCACCGGTTCTGATTCAGAGTCAACGCAGCAGCAACCAAACCCAAGCTTGGTGGCCATTGTTGGGTCCGGAGGAATGGGCAAGACAACTCTGGCAAAACAAGTTTATAAAGACCTCAAGCAAATCCAATTCAATTGCCATGCTGCTTTCTGTTCCGTGCCACGGAGTTCAGACAAGGTCCAGGTTATCCGCGCCATTTACAAGAAACTGAACCGTTCGTATTATCCTTCTCCTGACGAGGATTTACGACAGCTTGTCACCATGATTTCAGACTTCCTCGAAGACAAACA GTACTTTATTGTACTTGATGATATACGGGATGTGGAAATATGGAAGGTTATTGAGTGTGCATTTCCCACAACCAGTTCTGGTAGTAAAATAATTATCACTACCCGCATACATGCCGTCGCTCAATCATGTTGTTCAACTTTCAGAGGACATGTATACAATATAAGGCCTCTTAGTATGGTGCATTCGAGGCAATTATTCTACGCAAGACTATTCAACTCTGAAGAAAAATGTCCATCATACCTTCAAGGGATTTCTGGTCCGATCTTGGATAAATGTGCTGGCTTACCTTTGGCAATCATAGCTATATGTGCTGTGTTGGCTTATAAGGCAAGTGTAAATGGAATATGGGAGCAAGTAAAGGATTCAATTGGTCCGGCACTACAAAACTCTATCGTCGAAGACATGGTAAACATAATATCCCTTAGTTACTTGGATCTTCCTCCTCATCTTAAAACGTGTCTATTGTACTTGAGCATATTTCCAGAGAGGCAAAATATTGAGAAGGAGAATCTGATAAGGCGGTGGATTGGCGAGGGATTCATTCAGAAAAGAGTCGGTTATACAATATATGAGTCGGGGGAGATGTGTTTCAATGAGCTCATCAATAGGGGGTTGATCCAGGCTGCAAAGATGGACGAGACATTTGGGGACGAGGTGAAGAGTTATCGTGTTCATGGCACTGTTCATGATTTCATTGTATCTAAGGCTGTTGAAGGTAACTTTGTTACTATAGTAGGCGTACATGGTGTTATAAATCCTGATACCGAGGCCAAGATTCGTCGAGTGTCTTTACAGAATGACGGCAAGATTCCGTCGGGTCTTGATGTATCTAGTGCCCGATCACTCCATGTATTTGGTCGTAATGTGAAGATCCCATCTTTGTCAGAGTTTCCACTCTTGCATGTTCTGGACTTTGAAGATTGTTCACAGTTAGAAGATGATCACCTTGCAGGTATTGGAAATTTGTTGCACCTCAAGTACCTGAGGTTCAAACATGCGAATGCCGTCAAGAAGCTTCCAGAGCAGGTGGCAAGGCTGCAACATTTGAAGATTGACGTGAAAGGATACAAAAAACTAATGGAAATCCCTATGATCATCCAAGAACGGTTGGACTGTTATGTAACTCTACATGTCAATGGTTATGACACAGTACCGGATGAAATTGCGGCCATTGAGGGATTGCGAGTGTTGGAAGGTCTCAATATTTATACTCAGTCAACGGAATTTCTAAAGAGGCTTGGCCAACTCAAAAAACTGAGGAAGCTGGGCATAATATGGAACATGTATGATATGGGTAATTGTGATGTTAATTtcgaaaaagaggaggaggagatcgaggaggatgaggaggagtttCTCTCTTCCATTTGTGAGCTCGGCAAAGCAGGCCTTGAGTCTCTGGACATCTATGTAAAGGAAGCAGCGGATGAGTACTTCAAGCGTTCATGGTTTCCCGATCCACACTGCGGCCTTCGTGAGCTTATCATCTCGGGGGACTACGTATCGGAGGTTCCGACATGGGTGGCCTCACTCGTCAACCTTGAGAAACTATGCATCACAATGAAAGTGATCAATGCGAGAGACGTGGAGATACTGAGAGGCTTGCCCAAGTTGTGCCATCTTTGCATCAGTGTGTATGATGATGAAGTATCTGTGCCGCAGGCTGCTGTGGAGAAAGCAATGGAGGAACATCCTAACCGTCCCACCTTGGTTTGGTTTGAGGATTAG
- the LOC123396177 gene encoding cyclin-B1-1-like — translation ELQPVLRRELQLVGVSALLIACKYEEIWAPEVNDFILISNNAYMREQILKMEKAILNRLEWSPRMPMLYVFLVRFAKAVSSSSDHKSDKEMENTVLFFVELALLQYGLVQSKPSTVAAAAVYAARLTLKMTPLWTDTLRHHNGFTEAQLVDAAKILIGGHGIKLRFFGQETRQTCRWHGR, via the exons GAACTGCAGCCCGTGCTCCGGCGGGAGCTGCAGCTGGTGGGCGTCTCCGCCCTCCTGATTGCCTGCAAGTACGAGGAGATCTGGGCTCCTGAG GTGAATGATTTCATACTGATCTCCAACAATGCCTACATGAGGGAGCAGATTCTAAAGATGGAGAAGGCGATCCTCAACAGGCTCGAGTGGAGCCCGAGGATGCCCATGCTCTACGTCTTCCTCGTGCGCTTCGCCAAGGCCGTGTCTTCCTCCTCAGACCACAAGAGCGACAAggag ATGGAGAACACCGTCTTGTTCTTCGTGGAGCTGGCGCTGCTGCAGTACGGGCTGGTGCAGTCCAAGCCCTCCACGGTCGCCGCCGCTGCTGTCTACGCTGCCAGGCTCACCCTCAAGATGACCCCGCTGTGGACCGACACCCTTAGGCACCACAATGGCTTCACTGAAGCGCAGCTGGT GGACGCTGCCAAGATCCTGATCGGAGGGCATGGTATTAAGTTGCGGTTCTTTGGCCAGGAGACAAGGCAAACATGTCGCTGGCATGGACGGTAG